From Penicillium psychrofluorescens genome assembly, chromosome: 6, one genomic window encodes:
- a CDS encoding uncharacterized protein (ID:PFLUO_009469-T1.cds;~source:funannotate) produces the protein MPEDKKMAPLRLGSIAPNFQAETTIGPIDFHEWAGNDWVILFSHPEDYTPVCTTELAALAKYEPEFTKRHVKLIGLSANSIESHDGWINDIAEIAGCALSFPVIGDKDRQIAYTYDMLDHQDTTNVDARGIAYTIRSVFIIDPKKVIRLIQAYPASTGRSTAELLRVVDSLLATDKHSINTPVNWEPGENVVIPSSVSDEDAKARFPNIQVVKPYLRFVPLAKDKFGSE, from the exons ATGCCggaagacaagaagatgGCCCC TCTCCGGCTGGGCTCGATTGCCCCCAACTTCCAAGCCGAAACCACCATCGGCCCCATCGACTTTCACGAGTGGGCGGGCAACGACTGGGtgattctcttctcccacccgGAGGATTACACCCCAGTCTGCACCACCGAGctggccgcgctggccaaATACGAGCCCGAGTTCACCAAGCGCCACGTCAAGCTCATCGGTCTCTCGGCCAACTCCATCGAGTCCCACGATGGCTGGATCAACGACATCGCCGAGATCGCGGGATGTGCCTTGAGCTTCCCTGTTATCGGCGATAAGGATCGCCAGATCGCCTACACCTACGACAT GCTGGACCACCAAGATACCACCAATGTGGATGCCAGAGGAATCGCCTACACCATCCGATCcgttttcatcatcgaccccAAGAAGGTCATCCGGCTGATCCAGGCCTATCCCGCCTCCACGGGCCGGAGCACGGCCGAACTGCTCCGCGTCGTGGATTCTTTACTTGCGACCGACAAGCATTCCATCAATACCCCTGTCAACTGGGAGCCCGGTGAGAATGTGGTCATCCCTTCCAGTGTGTCTGACGAGGATGCCAAGGCCCGGTTCCCAAACATACAGGTGGTCAAGCCGTACCTGCGGTTCGTCCCGTTGGCCAAGGATAAATTTGGGTCTGAGTGA